The sequence GTCCAGAGCTCAATGAAAACTTGCTGAAGCAATTGGCAGAGCAAACCGGTGGTGCTTATTTTGCGATGACTGACGCCGCATCGGTCCCTGAAAACATTGCCAATGTCCAAAAGCCGGTGTTCGTTGATGCAGAACGCGAGCTCTGGGCACATCCTTTGATCCTTATCATCGTCATTGGGTTGTTGGGCACTGAATGGTTTTTACGTAAACGGGTGGGACTTTTATAGTTAATAGTTAACAGTTAACAGTTAACAGTGGTCAGTTAAGGGTGGTTTTAATAGAATCTGAAAAGTTTGACGAGATGCCTCTTTAACTATAAACTGAAAACTGACGGGGCTAAAACTTGAAGTCCTCCAAGAAATGATAAATTGTTGCATCAAAACCTCTTTAACTGATAACTGTAAACTGAAAACTATTTCTGGAAATGATAAATTGTTGCATCAAAACCTCTTTAACTGATAACTGTAAACTGAAAACTNNNNNNNNNNAATGATAAATTGTTGCATCAAAACCTCTTTAACTGATAACTGTAAACTGAAAACTGAAAACTACTTTTTGATCGGTTGTTTCCTCCTTTGTGCCGTGATTGGCGGACAGGTAACGCCCGGTTTGCAGGCGTCCGCTGTCCCGATAACTATTGCCCAAGTCCACTATGGCGGTGGCGGAGATTGGTATGGCGACGCAACAACTATCAAAAACTGGCTGCAACTCCTCCGAAATCGAACAGATATTGAGACTGCTAAGGACAGGGTAATTATTAAGTTGACGGATCATACCCTTTACCAATACCCAATACTCTATCTGGTAGGGCACGGGAATATCCGACTGACTGAAAGTGAAGTCGAGGCATTGCGGGATTATCTTAAGAACGGTGGTTTTCTGTTCGCAAATGATGATTACGGGCTCGACAAAAGTTTTCGCCGTGAAATGCGGAGGGTATTTCCAGAGCAGGAACTGCAGCCTATACCGAACACGCACCTGATTTATCGCTGTTTCTATGCGTTGCAGGGACTCCCTAAGATTCATAAACACGACGCTGAACCCGCACAAGGGTTTGGGCTTTTTCATGATGGACGCCTGGTCGTTTACTATGCCTATAGTGCTGATATCGGTGATGGGCTTGAGGATGCCGATGTACATCCAGACGATACCCCTCAGGTCCGCGAACTCGCGGCGAAAATGGCGGTAAATATTGCTGTCTATGCCTTAACACATTAAAGAAAGAGTTTTTACTATGGGCTGCCCGGACTGCTCTCTAAGTCCCTTTTAAGATCGGACCCGTAGCTCGTATTGTCCCGCAAGCCCACACGCGGCTTGCGCATGGAGGGCGGTTCTTGAGAAGAGAAGGACCGAGCCCCAAGGCATGCCCTTTAACCGCAAGGTAAACTTAAAAAATGCACAAACCGACTTCATCAAACCTCAATGAGGCTTACGGAACCTTTATTGATCGACTGCGTGCGATTCGGCGGCAGTGGCGGTGGCTGACTTTTTCTGAGGGACTCCTAAAGTGCATCGGTATCCTTGCGCTTGTAATGGCAGGGACCGTTATCAGTTTAGCGGTGAGTTTCCAGTTATGGCAGTCCCCGTTCTCACGCTGGATACGCATTGCGATCCTCCTATTCTCAATAGCGGGTGCCGTCTATGCTGTCATCCGGATATTCGTTCTACCGCTCCGCCATAAGTTGACGGACGCGGCTGTCGCATCGCGCCTTGAATCGATGCAGACAGGGGAAGCTTTCGCCGCTGAAAACCGACTTCTCAGTGCTGTCCAACTTTGGAATATCTTGGAGAACAATCGACTTGGGTATGCCCTGGAATTCGTTGAACATCTGATTGTCCAAGCCAGCCGAGATATGGAGCAGGTGCAACACAAACGCGTATTTCAGCCTGAATTTCGGAAGATTAAGCGAAGTGCGGGGGTCGCCGTCGGTGGCGTCATCCTGCTTCTCCTTACACACTTTCTTTTACCTACTGCGTTTACAGGCTTTGCACAGGCTTTCCAGACCTTGCCGAAAACGCTACAAGACGATCAGGAGTATCTAAAGAAGTCCATTCAGATTACAAAAATCCAGCCGGGTCATGTCCAAAGTGAACGGGGGACCGATGTCAACGTGGCTGCTGAAGTAGGCGGGCACCTCGGTGCTCCTGTTTTACTTTACTACCGCGTTGGGAATGACGGAATTCGAGGTTCCAAACCTCTCCCACAAGCAGCGTGGCAATCGTTGCCGATGCACCGGACACCCACGGATGCCGGACGCAGTTTACAGGTTTCCGAAGTTCCGATGTCCTATAGCGCGACCCTTGAAAATGTGACACGTCCGCTTCAATACTATATTTCAGTCAAAGAAGTAATATCGGAGCAATATCAGATAACAATCAGCAATGAACCGATTGTCACGCGGTTCCAGTATCGACTCAATTATCCTGCTTACACGCAACTGCAGTCCCAGACCCTTCCTGCAAACGTCGGGGACATTCAAGTACTTTTTGGCACCGAGGTTGTGTTCACCGGAGAGAGCAACAAACCGCTTCA is a genomic window of Candidatus Poribacteria bacterium containing:
- a CDS encoding DUF4159 domain-containing protein, with amino-acid sequence MINCCIKTSLTDNCKLKTENYFLIGCFLLCAVIGGQVTPGLQASAVPITIAQVHYGGGGDWYGDATTIKNWLQLLRNRTDIETAKDRVIIKLTDHTLYQYPILYLVGHGNIRLTESEVEALRDYLKNGGFLFANDDYGLDKSFRREMRRVFPEQELQPIPNTHLIYRCFYALQGLPKIHKHDAEPAQGFGLFHDGRLVVYYAYSADIGDGLEDADVHPDDTPQVRELAAKMAVNIAVYALTH